From Candidatus Zixiibacteriota bacterium:
AATGAACTCACCCGACAGAATCCGTCAAAGGCGGATTCCGTCGGGTGGGGCACCATGCCTATTAGATAGTATTGGGTTGATTCTTTTCTGGAAGATTGGGACGTGCAATGGGCTGCTTGGGTTAGAAGTCAATCTGCGTACCTATCAAGAACGCATGTATTCCCACAGCAGAAGGAGAACCACACGCGACTTTCGCTCTGACCATTCTAATCTCTCCAACAACCCCGATTGCACTGGATAAGAATAAGACAAATCCGCCTGTGACAGCGAGGCCGAACTTGCCCTCACTTATCCAAATACTATTCCCGCGAGGAACGTCAAAAGCACCGGCTCCCACTCCAACATACAACACTGTGTTCTCTCTTGAATGCTGTATCATGCAAGACGCGACATAGTAGTTTCCTTTTCCAGCTGTTAAGCTTGGAAGCCATGTGGCTTCACGCACGAAGACACCTGAATGAGTCGCACAGTCGAGCTGAAATGCAAATAGGCCACCTGTTCGATAACCAATACCATAACCCCAGCCTCCTCTGCTTTTCATGTACGTTGTTGGTGCACGGTCGAACGCTACACAGTCTTGTGTCCAGTTCAAGCTGGAATAAAACCCATGGATGTATCCGCCCTTGTGCGTGCCTGCCCGCAAGTCGTCAGCCCCCACAGCTCCGAAGGTTGAAGCGAGTAGTAACGTAGCAAACACGTGCCTCCACAAACCGAAATTTATCATCACTCTCTCCCGCATAACGGTCGATTATTCGATGCCTGTATCCAAGGAAAGCCGAGAGGTATACTTTGTCAAGGAGTTTCAGGAGACTTGACTCAGATTGGATATTTGTCTGCTATGTCAGGAGCCTGCCCATGGCTTCTGCCAGCTTAGCCACACCGGCATCTAAACGTTCTGATTCACCGCCGAAACCGATCCTGATATGAGACGGTTCGCCGAAGAATCTTCCCGGTACTACATAGATGTTATGCCGGGATGCGAGCTCATCAACGAATGAATCAGTATTGTTGAGGGATCTGATTCGAGGGAAGTATATGCAGCCGAATTCAGGAATCGCTCCCGAGAGAAGCCCCTCATCAATCAGCGGACCGAGGTGAGTCGTGAGCAATTCGCGATTCTTCGCTACATGCCCGATTGACCGATCCCGATATTCGTCGAGATTGTCGACGACAACAGATGCGATGCCGTCGTTGACTTTCGATCCGGAGCCTTCAACGATGACCTGCAGATTCCTCACTTTCGAGGCGACTTCCGACTGGGCAACGATCCAACCGGTGTGGATCGATCCAAGTCCGTAGACTTTGGTCAGGCCATCGAGTGATACAAAGCAGTCGTTTAGTGACACAGCATGTTTGCACTCGCGAGGTCCGAGGTCGTGATAAATCTCATCGACAACAATTGTAATCTTCGGGCTGACGCTTTGAGCCAAAGAAGCGATGTCGCGCAGATCATCATCTGACATCAATGAGCCGCTTGGATTGTGAAGATTGCTTAGTATGAGCAATTTGCTGTTTGGCTTGAGGACACTCTCAAGATCATCTGCATCGATGCGAAATTCTGGAGGCCTTCGTCTAATCGAATCGATTTCACATCCGATGAAATCTGGCGCGGCAACGAGTGGCTCATACGCGGGTGATTCAATTACCACATGATCGCCGGCTAACAGCAGCGCGCCGCAGAGTATATAGATGGCATTTGAGACGCCATTCGTTGTCACAATCCTGTCAGCAGCGATCTCATATCTTGCGGCGATGCTCTCAATCAGAGGAACATGCCCCCATGCATTGGACATTCGAAGGTGATCGCTAATGTCATTCCGGCAGAACCTGTCGATATCTCTCCTCAACATCTCAGTCGGTTCATCGACAGAGCTCGACATTAGGAAGTGAATGCCCGGTTTGCAAAGCAATCTGACTTCGATGTCTTTGTACCATGTCAAATAGTCTATCAGCATAGTCGTGTAATAAAATGAAAACGTGCCTGCAATCAATAAAAGATTGCCCGGTGGATTGCACGACCCTTGCCGAAATCACTCCATCCACAGACCTAATATGGAAGTGTGAGCAAAGTCCGTAAGCTGCTACAGGAATATGGATTGTGATAGTCTATGACACCAGAATTCTATTGTGATACAGGATGCTTATACTTATACTTATTCTACCTGGGGCGTCAGAATCACTTCGGGAGGTGAGCCTTGAAGCTGTTCTTAACACTAATTGTTTTCTTGATTCTTGGTTCAGTGACGTCATTTGCTTCTGATGATGCGAGCAATTCCGATGCGATCAAGCCGTCCAAGGCTTGTTTTGTCGATCTTGATGGTGATGGAATAAATGACAACGCTCGCGATATGGACGATGACGGTATTCCTGATACATTCGGGGCTGAGGCCTCAGCGATTCCGTCAGAAACTGAAGGCATGTTCGCTCCCAGCATCAGCATAGACTGGAACGCGAGCGGTTTCGGGGCGGGGCAGGCAGAAGTCGAAACGAAGGAAGCAAATTCCGGGAAGTTCAGCGCGATAAGATTCTCTGCGCGTGATCTCGGTGCGTGCCGTGGTGGCCTGAAGGCTGGCGATGGCTTGGGGATTGGTGAAAGTGGCGGCGTAAATGCCGGAGGCGGTGGCATGGTTTGCGAAGGCGGAGTCTGCCGACCGCGATAGAGGAGAGAGTAGTTGCATCTGGTTTGTAGATCCCTCTTTGGACTGGCATTAGGTTGCGTCATGTCGGTGACCGCCCTCGCCGATGTCGGTTTTGATTTTAGCTGCACGCATATAGATGCAGGCAATCTCTTTAATGATTCCACCGACATAACCGATGCTTACACGACTGCCAGTTCCACAATATTCTACTATCCGCATCCGAAGACCGAAATTACGTTCAACAATAACTACGCATACTATCGAGATCGCCTGTATCTCGGCTATTTTTCAAGTGGTGGTGGAGTCACATATATTCCCACATCCGAAGGAGCGAAGTTTCAGCTTTATTCCTCTGGGAGCTTCACCGGCATGCTGTATCGCAAAGGCATGTCTGATTTTGATAATAACACCTTTGATCTCTCTGTATCAATAGGCTACAAGATTGATGAGTCGGTGCGAATACGGCAGGGGC
This genomic window contains:
- a CDS encoding pyridoxal phosphate-dependent aminotransferase → MLIDYLTWYKDIEVRLLCKPGIHFLMSSSVDEPTEMLRRDIDRFCRNDISDHLRMSNAWGHVPLIESIAARYEIAADRIVTTNGVSNAIYILCGALLLAGDHVVIESPAYEPLVAAPDFIGCEIDSIRRRPPEFRIDADDLESVLKPNSKLLILSNLHNPSGSLMSDDDLRDIASLAQSVSPKITIVVDEIYHDLGPRECKHAVSLNDCFVSLDGLTKVYGLGSIHTGWIVAQSEVASKVRNLQVIVEGSGSKVNDGIASVVVDNLDEYRDRSIGHVAKNRELLTTHLGPLIDEGLLSGAIPEFGCIYFPRIRSLNNTDSFVDELASRHNIYVVPGRFFGEPSHIRIGFGGESERLDAGVAKLAEAMGRLLT